From Bos taurus isolate L1 Dominette 01449 registration number 42190680 breed Hereford chromosome 29, ARS-UCD2.0, whole genome shotgun sequence, a single genomic window includes:
- the SF1 gene encoding splicing factor 1 isoform X3 gives MATGANATPLGKLGPPGLPPLPGPKGGFEPGPPTAPGPGPLPPPPVGSVGALTAAFPFAALPPPPPPPPPPPPQQPPPPPPPSSGSSYSPPQPPPPPLYQRVSPPQPPPPQPPRQDQQPGPAGGGGDFPSKKRKRSRWNQDTMEQKTVIPGMPTVIPPGLTREQERAYIVQLQIEDLTRKLRTGDLGIPPNPEDRSPSPEPIYNSEGKRLNTREFRTRKKLEEERHNLITEMVALNPDFKPPADYKPPATRVSDKVMIPQDEYPEINFVGLLIGPRGNTLKNIEKECNAKIMIRGKGSVKEGKVGRKDGQMLPGEDEPLHALVTANTMENVKKAVEQIRNILKQGIETPEDQNDLRKMQLRELARLNGTLREDDNRILRPWQSSETRSITNTTVCTKCGGAGHIASDCKFQRPGDPQSAQDKARMDKEYLSLMAELGEAPVPASVGSTSGPATTPLASAPRPAAPANNPPPPSLMSTTQSRPPWMNSGPSESRPYHGMHGGGPGGPGGGPHSFPHPLPSLTGGHGGHPMQHNPNGPPPPWMQPPPPPMNQGPHPPGHHGPPPMDQYLGSTPVGSGVYRLHQGKGMMPPPPMGMMPPPPPPPSGQPPPPPSGPLPPWQQQQQQPPPPPPPSSSMASSTPLPWQQRSLPAAAMARAMRVRTFRAHW, from the exons ATGGCGACCGGAGCGAACGCTACGCCGCTGGGTAAGCTGGGCCCCccaggcctccctcccctccctggccccAAAGGGGGCTTCGAGCCGGGACCACCGACTGCCCCCGGGCCTGGGCCGCTGCCGCCCCCGCCCGTGGGCTCGGTGGGGGCCCTGACCGCGGCCTTCCCCTTTGCGGCgctaccgccgccgccgccgccgccgccccccccgcctccccagcagccgccgccgccaccgcccccCTCCTCGGGCTCCTCGTACTCGCCGCCACAGCCGCCCCCTCCGCCGCTCTACCAGCGCGTGTCGCCACCACAGCCACCGCCACCCCAGCCGCCGCGTCAGGACCAGCAGCCGGGCCCGGCCGGCGGCGGAGGAG ACTTCCCCAGTAAGAAGCGGAAGAGGAGCCGCTGGAACCAAGACACAATGGAACAGAAGACGGTGATTCCAGGAATGCCTACAGTCATCCCCCCTGGACTTACTCGGGAACAAGAAAGAGCTTATATAG TGCAACTGCAGATAGAAGACCTGACTCGTAAACTGCGCACAGGAGACCTGGGCATCCCCCCTAACCCTGAGGACAG GTCCCCTTCCCCTGAGCCCATCTACAATAGTGAGGGGAAGAGGCTTAACACTCGCGAGTTCCGCACCCGCAAGAAACTGGAGGAGGAACGGCATAATCTCATCACGGAAATGGTTGCCCTCAACCCCGATTTCAAGCCTCCTGCAGATTACAA ACCTCCAGCAACACGTGTGAGCGATAAAGTAATGATCCCACAAGATGAGTATCCGGAAATCAATTTTGTGGGGCTGCTGATTGGGCCAAG AGGGAACACCTTGAAGAACATAGAGAAGGAGTGTAATGCCAAGATCATGATCCGGGGGAAAGGTTCTGTGAAAGAAGGGAAAGTTGGGCGCAAAGATGGCCAGATGCTGCCAGGAGAAGATGAGCCGCTTCACGCCCTGGTCACTGCCAATACCATGGAGAATGTGAAGAAAGCAGTAGAACAG ATAAGAAACATTCTGAAGCAGGGTATCGAGACCCCTGAGGACCAGAATGACCTACGGAAGATGCAACTTCGAGAGTTGGCTCGCTTGAATGGGACCCTTCGGGAAGATGATAACAG GATCTTAAGACCCTGGCAGAGCTCTGAGACCCGCAGCATTACCAATACCACAGTCTGTACCAAGTGTGGCGGGGCTGGCCACATTGCTTCTGATTGCAAGTTCCAAAG GCCTGGTGACCCCCAGTCAGCTCAGGATAAAGCACGGATGGATAAAGAATACTTGTCCCTTATGGCTGAACTGGGGGAGGCACCTGTGCCCGCATCTGTGGGCTCCACCTCTGGGCCTGCCACCACACCACTGGCCAGTGCACCTCGGCCTGCTGCTCCTGCCAACAACCCACCTCCGCCG TCTCTCATGTCCACTACCCAGAGCCGCCCACCCTGGATGAACTCCGGCCCGTCAGAGAGTCGGCCCTACCATGGCATGCATGGAGGTGGCCCCGGTGGGCCCGGAGGTGGCCCCCACAGCTTCCCACACCCGCTGCCCAGCCTCACAGGTGGACATGGTGGACATCCCATGCAGCACAACCCTAATGGACCTCCACCCCCCTGGATGCAGCCGCCACCACCACCGATGAACCAGGGCCCCCACCCACCTGGGCACCACGGCCCTCCTCCAATGG ATCAGTACCTGGGAAGTACGCCTGTGGGCTCTGGGGTCTATCGCCTGCATCAAGGAAAAG GTATGATGCCGCCGCCACCTATGGGCATGatgccaccgccgccgccgcctcccagTGGGCAGCCTCCGCCCCCTCCCTCTGGTCCTCTTCCCCCatggcaacagcagcagcagcagcctccgcCACCCCCTCCGCCCAGCAGCAGTATGGCTTCCAGTACCCCCTTGCCATGGCAGCAAA GATCCCTCCCCGCGGCGGCGATGGCCCGAGCCATGAGAGTGAGGACTTTCCGCGCCCATTGGTGA
- the SF1 gene encoding splicing factor 1 codes for MATGANATPLDFPSKKRKRSRWNQDTMEQKTVIPGMPTVIPPGLTREQERAYIVQLQIEDLTRKLRTGDLGIPPNPEDRSPSPEPIYNSEGKRLNTREFRTRKKLEEERHNLITEMVALNPDFKPPADYKPPATRVSDKVMIPQDEYPEINFVGLLIGPRGNTLKNIEKECNAKIMIRGKGSVKEGKVGRKDGQMLPGEDEPLHALVTANTMENVKKAVEQIRNILKQGIETPEDQNDLRKMQLRELARLNGTLREDDNRILRPWQSSETRSITNTTVCTKCGGAGHIASDCKFQRPGDPQSAQDKARMDKEYLSLMAELGEAPVPASVGSTSGPATTPLASAPRPAAPANNPPPPSLMSTTQSRPPWMNSGPSESRPYHGMHGGGPGGPGGGPHSFPHPLPSLTGGHGGHPMQHNPNGPPPPWMQPPPPPMNQGPHPPGHHGPPPMDQYLGSTPVGSGVYRLHQGKGMMPPPPMGMMPPPPPPPSGQPPPPPSGPLPPWQQQQQQPPPPPPPSSSMASSTPLPWQQNTTTTTTSAGTGSIPPWQQQQAAAAASPGAPQMQGNPTMVPLPPGVQPPLPPGAPPPPPPPPPGSAGMMYAPPPPPPPPMDPSNFVTMMGMGVAGMPPFGMPPAPPPPPPQN; via the exons ATGGCGACCGGAGCGAACGCTACGCCGCTGG ACTTCCCCAGTAAGAAGCGGAAGAGGAGCCGCTGGAACCAAGACACAATGGAACAGAAGACGGTGATTCCAGGAATGCCTACAGTCATCCCCCCTGGACTTACTCGGGAACAAGAAAGAGCTTATATAG TGCAACTGCAGATAGAAGACCTGACTCGTAAACTGCGCACAGGAGACCTGGGCATCCCCCCTAACCCTGAGGACAG GTCCCCTTCCCCTGAGCCCATCTACAATAGTGAGGGGAAGAGGCTTAACACTCGCGAGTTCCGCACCCGCAAGAAACTGGAGGAGGAACGGCATAATCTCATCACGGAAATGGTTGCCCTCAACCCCGATTTCAAGCCTCCTGCAGATTACAA ACCTCCAGCAACACGTGTGAGCGATAAAGTAATGATCCCACAAGATGAGTATCCGGAAATCAATTTTGTGGGGCTGCTGATTGGGCCAAG AGGGAACACCTTGAAGAACATAGAGAAGGAGTGTAATGCCAAGATCATGATCCGGGGGAAAGGTTCTGTGAAAGAAGGGAAAGTTGGGCGCAAAGATGGCCAGATGCTGCCAGGAGAAGATGAGCCGCTTCACGCCCTGGTCACTGCCAATACCATGGAGAATGTGAAGAAAGCAGTAGAACAG ATAAGAAACATTCTGAAGCAGGGTATCGAGACCCCTGAGGACCAGAATGACCTACGGAAGATGCAACTTCGAGAGTTGGCTCGCTTGAATGGGACCCTTCGGGAAGATGATAACAG GATCTTAAGACCCTGGCAGAGCTCTGAGACCCGCAGCATTACCAATACCACAGTCTGTACCAAGTGTGGCGGGGCTGGCCACATTGCTTCTGATTGCAAGTTCCAAAG GCCTGGTGACCCCCAGTCAGCTCAGGATAAAGCACGGATGGATAAAGAATACTTGTCCCTTATGGCTGAACTGGGGGAGGCACCTGTGCCCGCATCTGTGGGCTCCACCTCTGGGCCTGCCACCACACCACTGGCCAGTGCACCTCGGCCTGCTGCTCCTGCCAACAACCCACCTCCGCCG TCTCTCATGTCCACTACCCAGAGCCGCCCACCCTGGATGAACTCCGGCCCGTCAGAGAGTCGGCCCTACCATGGCATGCATGGAGGTGGCCCCGGTGGGCCCGGAGGTGGCCCCCACAGCTTCCCACACCCGCTGCCCAGCCTCACAGGTGGACATGGTGGACATCCCATGCAGCACAACCCTAATGGACCTCCACCCCCCTGGATGCAGCCGCCACCACCACCGATGAACCAGGGCCCCCACCCACCTGGGCACCACGGCCCTCCTCCAATGG ATCAGTACCTGGGAAGTACGCCTGTGGGCTCTGGGGTCTATCGCCTGCATCAAGGAAAAG GTATGATGCCGCCGCCACCTATGGGCATGatgccaccgccgccgccgcctcccagTGGGCAGCCTCCGCCCCCTCCCTCTGGTCCTCTTCCCCCatggcaacagcagcagcagcagcctccgcCACCCCCTCCGCCCAGCAGCAGTATGGCTTCCAGTACCCCCTTGCCATGGCAGCAAA ATACGACGACTACCACCACGAGCGCTGGCACAGGGTCCATCCCGCCATGGCAACAGCAGCAGGCGGCTGCCGCAGCTTCTCCAGGAGCCCCTCAGATGCAAGGCAACCCCACTATGgtgcccctgcccccaggggTCCAGCCGCCTCTGCCGCCCGGGGCCCCTCCCCCTCCGCCGCCTCCGCCGCCTGGTTCCGCCGGCATGATGTatgccccgccccctcctcctccgcCTCCCATGGACCCTTCTAACTTTGTCACCATGATGGGCATGGGGGTGGCGGGCATGCCACCCTTTGGGATGCCTCCAGCTCCCCCACCGCCTCCACCACAGAACTAG
- the SF1 gene encoding splicing factor 1 isoform X5 — translation MEQKTVIPGMPTVIPPGLTREQERAYIVQLQIEDLTRKLRTGDLGIPPNPEDRSPSPEPIYNSEGKRLNTREFRTRKKLEEERHNLITEMVALNPDFKPPADYKPPATRVSDKVMIPQDEYPEINFVGLLIGPRGNTLKNIEKECNAKIMIRGKGSVKEGKVGRKDGQMLPGEDEPLHALVTANTMENVKKAVEQIRNILKQGIETPEDQNDLRKMQLRELARLNGTLREDDNRILRPWQSSETRSITNTTVCTKCGGAGHIASDCKFQRPGDPQSAQDKARMDKEYLSLMAELGEAPVPASVGSTSGPATTPLASAPRPAAPANNPPPPSLMSTTQSRPPWMNSGPSESRPYHGMHGGGPGGPGGGPHSFPHPLPSLTGGHGGHPMQHNPNGPPPPWMQPPPPPMNQGPHPPGHHGPPPMDQYLGSTPVGSGVYRLHQGKGMMPPPPMGMMPPPPPPPSGQPPPPPSGPLPPWQQQQQQPPPPPPPSSSMASSTPLPWQQNTTTTTTSAGTGSIPPWQQQQAAAAASPGAPQMQGNPTMVPLPPGVQPPLPPGAPPPPPPPPPGSAGMMYAPPPPPPPPMDPSNFVTMMGMGVAGMPPFGMPPAPPPPPPQN, via the exons ATGGAACAGAAGACGGTGATTCCAGGAATGCCTACAGTCATCCCCCCTGGACTTACTCGGGAACAAGAAAGAGCTTATATAG TGCAACTGCAGATAGAAGACCTGACTCGTAAACTGCGCACAGGAGACCTGGGCATCCCCCCTAACCCTGAGGACAG GTCCCCTTCCCCTGAGCCCATCTACAATAGTGAGGGGAAGAGGCTTAACACTCGCGAGTTCCGCACCCGCAAGAAACTGGAGGAGGAACGGCATAATCTCATCACGGAAATGGTTGCCCTCAACCCCGATTTCAAGCCTCCTGCAGATTACAA ACCTCCAGCAACACGTGTGAGCGATAAAGTAATGATCCCACAAGATGAGTATCCGGAAATCAATTTTGTGGGGCTGCTGATTGGGCCAAG AGGGAACACCTTGAAGAACATAGAGAAGGAGTGTAATGCCAAGATCATGATCCGGGGGAAAGGTTCTGTGAAAGAAGGGAAAGTTGGGCGCAAAGATGGCCAGATGCTGCCAGGAGAAGATGAGCCGCTTCACGCCCTGGTCACTGCCAATACCATGGAGAATGTGAAGAAAGCAGTAGAACAG ATAAGAAACATTCTGAAGCAGGGTATCGAGACCCCTGAGGACCAGAATGACCTACGGAAGATGCAACTTCGAGAGTTGGCTCGCTTGAATGGGACCCTTCGGGAAGATGATAACAG GATCTTAAGACCCTGGCAGAGCTCTGAGACCCGCAGCATTACCAATACCACAGTCTGTACCAAGTGTGGCGGGGCTGGCCACATTGCTTCTGATTGCAAGTTCCAAAG GCCTGGTGACCCCCAGTCAGCTCAGGATAAAGCACGGATGGATAAAGAATACTTGTCCCTTATGGCTGAACTGGGGGAGGCACCTGTGCCCGCATCTGTGGGCTCCACCTCTGGGCCTGCCACCACACCACTGGCCAGTGCACCTCGGCCTGCTGCTCCTGCCAACAACCCACCTCCGCCG TCTCTCATGTCCACTACCCAGAGCCGCCCACCCTGGATGAACTCCGGCCCGTCAGAGAGTCGGCCCTACCATGGCATGCATGGAGGTGGCCCCGGTGGGCCCGGAGGTGGCCCCCACAGCTTCCCACACCCGCTGCCCAGCCTCACAGGTGGACATGGTGGACATCCCATGCAGCACAACCCTAATGGACCTCCACCCCCCTGGATGCAGCCGCCACCACCACCGATGAACCAGGGCCCCCACCCACCTGGGCACCACGGCCCTCCTCCAATGG ATCAGTACCTGGGAAGTACGCCTGTGGGCTCTGGGGTCTATCGCCTGCATCAAGGAAAAG GTATGATGCCGCCGCCACCTATGGGCATGatgccaccgccgccgccgcctcccagTGGGCAGCCTCCGCCCCCTCCCTCTGGTCCTCTTCCCCCatggcaacagcagcagcagcagcctccgcCACCCCCTCCGCCCAGCAGCAGTATGGCTTCCAGTACCCCCTTGCCATGGCAGCAAA ATACGACGACTACCACCACGAGCGCTGGCACAGGGTCCATCCCGCCATGGCAACAGCAGCAGGCGGCTGCCGCAGCTTCTCCAGGAGCCCCTCAGATGCAAGGCAACCCCACTATGgtgcccctgcccccaggggTCCAGCCGCCTCTGCCGCCCGGGGCCCCTCCCCCTCCGCCGCCTCCGCCGCCTGGTTCCGCCGGCATGATGTatgccccgccccctcctcctccgcCTCCCATGGACCCTTCTAACTTTGTCACCATGATGGGCATGGGGGTGGCGGGCATGCCACCCTTTGGGATGCCTCCAGCTCCCCCACCGCCTCCACCACAGAACTAG
- the SF1 gene encoding splicing factor 1 isoform X1: MATGANATPLGKLGPPGLPPLPGPKGGFEPGPPTAPGPGPLPPPPVGSVGALTAAFPFAALPPPPPPPPPPPPQQPPPPPPPSSGSSYSPPQPPPPPLYQRVSPPQPPPPQPPRQDQQPGPAGGGGDFPSKKRKRSRWNQDTMEQKTVIPGMPTVIPPGLTREQERAYIVQLQIEDLTRKLRTGDLGIPPNPEDRSPSPEPIYNSEGKRLNTREFRTRKKLEEERHNLITEMVALNPDFKPPADYKPPATRVSDKVMIPQDEYPEINFVGLLIGPRGNTLKNIEKECNAKIMIRGKGSVKEGKVGRKDGQMLPGEDEPLHALVTANTMENVKKAVEQIRNILKQGIETPEDQNDLRKMQLRELARLNGTLREDDNRILRPWQSSETRSITNTTVCTKCGGAGHIASDCKFQRPGDPQSAQDKARMDKEYLSLMAELGEAPVPASVGSTSGPATTPLASAPRPAAPANNPPPPSLMSTTQSRPPWMNSGPSESRPYHGMHGGGPGGPGGGPHSFPHPLPSLTGGHGGHPMQHNPNGPPPPWMQPPPPPMNQGPHPPGHHGPPPMDQYLGSTPVGSGVYRLHQGKGMMPPPPMGMMPPPPPPPSGQPPPPPSGPLPPWQQQQQQPPPPPPPSSSMASSTPLPWQQNTTTTTTSAGTGSIPPWQQQQAAAAASPGAPQMQGNPTMVPLPPGVQPPLPPGAPPPPPPPPPGSAGMMYAPPPPPPPPMDPSNFVTMMGMGVAGMPPFGMPPAPPPPPPQN; the protein is encoded by the exons ATGGCGACCGGAGCGAACGCTACGCCGCTGGGTAAGCTGGGCCCCccaggcctccctcccctccctggccccAAAGGGGGCTTCGAGCCGGGACCACCGACTGCCCCCGGGCCTGGGCCGCTGCCGCCCCCGCCCGTGGGCTCGGTGGGGGCCCTGACCGCGGCCTTCCCCTTTGCGGCgctaccgccgccgccgccgccgccgccccccccgcctccccagcagccgccgccgccaccgcccccCTCCTCGGGCTCCTCGTACTCGCCGCCACAGCCGCCCCCTCCGCCGCTCTACCAGCGCGTGTCGCCACCACAGCCACCGCCACCCCAGCCGCCGCGTCAGGACCAGCAGCCGGGCCCGGCCGGCGGCGGAGGAG ACTTCCCCAGTAAGAAGCGGAAGAGGAGCCGCTGGAACCAAGACACAATGGAACAGAAGACGGTGATTCCAGGAATGCCTACAGTCATCCCCCCTGGACTTACTCGGGAACAAGAAAGAGCTTATATAG TGCAACTGCAGATAGAAGACCTGACTCGTAAACTGCGCACAGGAGACCTGGGCATCCCCCCTAACCCTGAGGACAG GTCCCCTTCCCCTGAGCCCATCTACAATAGTGAGGGGAAGAGGCTTAACACTCGCGAGTTCCGCACCCGCAAGAAACTGGAGGAGGAACGGCATAATCTCATCACGGAAATGGTTGCCCTCAACCCCGATTTCAAGCCTCCTGCAGATTACAA ACCTCCAGCAACACGTGTGAGCGATAAAGTAATGATCCCACAAGATGAGTATCCGGAAATCAATTTTGTGGGGCTGCTGATTGGGCCAAG AGGGAACACCTTGAAGAACATAGAGAAGGAGTGTAATGCCAAGATCATGATCCGGGGGAAAGGTTCTGTGAAAGAAGGGAAAGTTGGGCGCAAAGATGGCCAGATGCTGCCAGGAGAAGATGAGCCGCTTCACGCCCTGGTCACTGCCAATACCATGGAGAATGTGAAGAAAGCAGTAGAACAG ATAAGAAACATTCTGAAGCAGGGTATCGAGACCCCTGAGGACCAGAATGACCTACGGAAGATGCAACTTCGAGAGTTGGCTCGCTTGAATGGGACCCTTCGGGAAGATGATAACAG GATCTTAAGACCCTGGCAGAGCTCTGAGACCCGCAGCATTACCAATACCACAGTCTGTACCAAGTGTGGCGGGGCTGGCCACATTGCTTCTGATTGCAAGTTCCAAAG GCCTGGTGACCCCCAGTCAGCTCAGGATAAAGCACGGATGGATAAAGAATACTTGTCCCTTATGGCTGAACTGGGGGAGGCACCTGTGCCCGCATCTGTGGGCTCCACCTCTGGGCCTGCCACCACACCACTGGCCAGTGCACCTCGGCCTGCTGCTCCTGCCAACAACCCACCTCCGCCG TCTCTCATGTCCACTACCCAGAGCCGCCCACCCTGGATGAACTCCGGCCCGTCAGAGAGTCGGCCCTACCATGGCATGCATGGAGGTGGCCCCGGTGGGCCCGGAGGTGGCCCCCACAGCTTCCCACACCCGCTGCCCAGCCTCACAGGTGGACATGGTGGACATCCCATGCAGCACAACCCTAATGGACCTCCACCCCCCTGGATGCAGCCGCCACCACCACCGATGAACCAGGGCCCCCACCCACCTGGGCACCACGGCCCTCCTCCAATGG ATCAGTACCTGGGAAGTACGCCTGTGGGCTCTGGGGTCTATCGCCTGCATCAAGGAAAAG GTATGATGCCGCCGCCACCTATGGGCATGatgccaccgccgccgccgcctcccagTGGGCAGCCTCCGCCCCCTCCCTCTGGTCCTCTTCCCCCatggcaacagcagcagcagcagcctccgcCACCCCCTCCGCCCAGCAGCAGTATGGCTTCCAGTACCCCCTTGCCATGGCAGCAAA ATACGACGACTACCACCACGAGCGCTGGCACAGGGTCCATCCCGCCATGGCAACAGCAGCAGGCGGCTGCCGCAGCTTCTCCAGGAGCCCCTCAGATGCAAGGCAACCCCACTATGgtgcccctgcccccaggggTCCAGCCGCCTCTGCCGCCCGGGGCCCCTCCCCCTCCGCCGCCTCCGCCGCCTGGTTCCGCCGGCATGATGTatgccccgccccctcctcctccgcCTCCCATGGACCCTTCTAACTTTGTCACCATGATGGGCATGGGGGTGGCGGGCATGCCACCCTTTGGGATGCCTCCAGCTCCCCCACCGCCTCCACCACAGAACTAG
- the SF1 gene encoding splicing factor 1 isoform X6 yields the protein MATGANATPLDFPSKKRKRSRWNQDTMEQKTVIPGMPTVIPPGLTREQERAYIVQLQIEDLTRKLRTGDLGIPPNPEDRSPSPEPIYNSEGKRLNTREFRTRKKLEEERHNLITEMVALNPDFKPPADYKPPATRVSDKVMIPQDEYPEINFVGLLIGPRGNTLKNIEKECNAKIMIRGKGSVKEGKVGRKDGQMLPGEDEPLHALVTANTMENVKKAVEQIRNILKQGIETPEDQNDLRKMQLRELARLNGTLREDDNRILRPWQSSETRSITNTTVCTKCGGAGHIASDCKFQRPGDPQSAQDKARMDKEYLSLMAELGEAPVPASVGSTSGPATTPLASAPRPAAPANNPPPPSLMSTTQSRPPWMNSGPSESRPYHGMHGGGPGGPGGGPHSFPHPLPSLTGGHGGHPMQHNPNGPPPPWMQPPPPPMNQGPHPPGHHGPPPMVPGKYACGLWGLSPASRKRYDAAATYGHDATAAAASQWAASAPSLWSSSPMATAAAAASATPSAQQQYGFQYPLAMAAKYDDYHHERWHRVHPAMATAAGGCRSFSRSPSDARQPHYGAPAPRGPAASAARGPSPSAASAAWFRRHDVCPAPSSSASHGPF from the exons ATGGCGACCGGAGCGAACGCTACGCCGCTGG ACTTCCCCAGTAAGAAGCGGAAGAGGAGCCGCTGGAACCAAGACACAATGGAACAGAAGACGGTGATTCCAGGAATGCCTACAGTCATCCCCCCTGGACTTACTCGGGAACAAGAAAGAGCTTATATAG TGCAACTGCAGATAGAAGACCTGACTCGTAAACTGCGCACAGGAGACCTGGGCATCCCCCCTAACCCTGAGGACAG GTCCCCTTCCCCTGAGCCCATCTACAATAGTGAGGGGAAGAGGCTTAACACTCGCGAGTTCCGCACCCGCAAGAAACTGGAGGAGGAACGGCATAATCTCATCACGGAAATGGTTGCCCTCAACCCCGATTTCAAGCCTCCTGCAGATTACAA ACCTCCAGCAACACGTGTGAGCGATAAAGTAATGATCCCACAAGATGAGTATCCGGAAATCAATTTTGTGGGGCTGCTGATTGGGCCAAG AGGGAACACCTTGAAGAACATAGAGAAGGAGTGTAATGCCAAGATCATGATCCGGGGGAAAGGTTCTGTGAAAGAAGGGAAAGTTGGGCGCAAAGATGGCCAGATGCTGCCAGGAGAAGATGAGCCGCTTCACGCCCTGGTCACTGCCAATACCATGGAGAATGTGAAGAAAGCAGTAGAACAG ATAAGAAACATTCTGAAGCAGGGTATCGAGACCCCTGAGGACCAGAATGACCTACGGAAGATGCAACTTCGAGAGTTGGCTCGCTTGAATGGGACCCTTCGGGAAGATGATAACAG GATCTTAAGACCCTGGCAGAGCTCTGAGACCCGCAGCATTACCAATACCACAGTCTGTACCAAGTGTGGCGGGGCTGGCCACATTGCTTCTGATTGCAAGTTCCAAAG GCCTGGTGACCCCCAGTCAGCTCAGGATAAAGCACGGATGGATAAAGAATACTTGTCCCTTATGGCTGAACTGGGGGAGGCACCTGTGCCCGCATCTGTGGGCTCCACCTCTGGGCCTGCCACCACACCACTGGCCAGTGCACCTCGGCCTGCTGCTCCTGCCAACAACCCACCTCCGCCG TCTCTCATGTCCACTACCCAGAGCCGCCCACCCTGGATGAACTCCGGCCCGTCAGAGAGTCGGCCCTACCATGGCATGCATGGAGGTGGCCCCGGTGGGCCCGGAGGTGGCCCCCACAGCTTCCCACACCCGCTGCCCAGCCTCACAGGTGGACATGGTGGACATCCCATGCAGCACAACCCTAATGGACCTCCACCCCCCTGGATGCAGCCGCCACCACCACCGATGAACCAGGGCCCCCACCCACCTGGGCACCACGGCCCTCCTCCAATGG TACCTGGGAAGTACGCCTGTGGGCTCTGGGGTCTATCGCCTGCATCAAGGAAAAG GTATGATGCCGCCGCCACCTATGGGCATGatgccaccgccgccgccgcctcccagTGGGCAGCCTCCGCCCCCTCCCTCTGGTCCTCTTCCCCCatggcaacagcagcagcagcagcctccgcCACCCCCTCCGCCCAGCAGCAGTATGGCTTCCAGTACCCCCTTGCCATGGCAGCAAA ATACGACGACTACCACCACGAGCGCTGGCACAGGGTCCATCCCGCCATGGCAACAGCAGCAGGCGGCTGCCGCAGCTTCTCCAGGAGCCCCTCAGATGCAAGGCAACCCCACTATGgtgcccctgcccccaggggTCCAGCCGCCTCTGCCGCCCGGGGCCCCTCCCCCTCCGCCGCCTCCGCCGCCTGGTTCCGCCGGCATGATGTatgccccgccccctcctcctccgcCTCCCATGGACCCTTCTAA